The nucleotide window CTCGATGCCGCCGCCGCCGTCGACGCCGAAGTTCGTGTTGGACAGCGTGCTTTGCGTTCCGCTTGCCCCGTTGACCAGGTCGCGCACGTTGAATGCGCCCATTCCTGCCATCACGAACGGACTGACCGGTCCGGGGACGAGGTGAATCTTGATCCCGGCGGTGCCTCCGAGAATCTGGCTCGTCCCTGGATTGCTCGTGCTGACCGAACCGACAGAGGAATTCGCGACCGCCGGTTTGTAGTCGAACCGATCGTAGGTGAACGCGAATCGCAGCGCCGGGAGGCCGGCCCCGAGAAAATTCACGAGCACGAAGCCTGTCCCGTTCACGCCGTTCTGAAGCGCGTCCTTTGCGTCGGAAACCGGCACGGTCACGCCGCCGCCGAACCCGACGCGAACCATCGGCTCACCACCTCCGCCCCCCCCGCCGCCGCCGCCGAACTGACAGAGAGCCGTAGCCGAGTTGGCGGCCAACGCAAGCACGATCGCCGCGACGCGAGCAAACGCGCGCCCACGGATCACTGAGTTCTGCACGACTGCTCCTCGAAACGGGTGAGAAGGCCGACCATCCAGTCTAAAGCCGACGGCCGGGCACGCCAGACAGTTGCTACGGTGCGCGCGGAATTTGTCTTTGTGCGGCCGCCGACGGAGAACACACGTGATTGCACCACCCCACCGAGCTCACCAGTGGCGGGATCATAGGCGAGAATCGAGAATGTGTCGGTCGGCCACAGTTCGGGAGTAGGGGACGCGCGCCTTTGCGAGCTCTGCGATGCGGCAGGTTCAGCTAGTAGCGCGAGACTTGCGGCTGTCATGAAGCTTACGAGAATGCGTCTCGTGGCATCTCCAATCGAGGAATGCGGCCGCCAATGCACTTGCTGATCATTCGACATGCGATCGCCGAGGATCGCGACTCGTTCGCCAGCTCCGGCAAATCGGACGACGTCAGACCGCTCACCGACGAAGGCCGCGCGAAGATGAAGCTCGGCGCGGAAGGAATTCGCGCGCTCGTGCCCGACATTTCTTTGCTGGCAGCGAGCCCTTTGACTCGCGCGCAGGAGACGGCCGACATCGTGGGCAAGGAGTACGGACTCGAAATCGGCGCGACGACGGACGCGCTTCGGCCGAGAGCGGCCTTCCCCGATTTCGTCACCTGGCTCGCGGAGCAGGGGCACCAAGACGTCGTGGCGGTCGTCGGACACGAGCCGCATCTGAGCGCGTTGGCGACCTGGTTGATCTGCGGCGACAAGCAGTCGCGACTCGAATTGAAGAAGGGCGGTGCGTGCCTCATCGCCTTCGCCGGCGCGCCGAAGAAGGGCGGCGGCACGCTCGAGTGGGCGCTTCATCCGAGTCATCTGCGAGCGATCGCCAAACAAGGTTAAGGTTTCGTCGGCGGCCGGTAATTCACGTCGAGCGATTGCAGACGCGCGAGCTCCGCGGGAAGCCGCGCCGAAAAATCGGCAAAGTCACGACGCGACTTCGGCGACCAGAGCACCTCGGCGAGCGCCGCCTCGCGCGGCAACGCCATGTACTCGACGTTTTTCGGACCTTCGATGTACTCGGTCCAGACCTGTCCCTGCGCGCCGAGGATGTGTGAGGTGAACTGCGGCTCGAGCTCGGCGGGAATCGGTTCGTAGGCGTAGACGGAATCGAGCGGTAGGAATCCGCCGATGGCCAGCGGCTCCGTGGCCTGGCTGCGCGACTGATAGTGGTCGAAGTACGTGTAGTCGCCCGGAGTCATGATCACGTCGTGGCCCGCGCGCGCGGCGGCGAGGCCGCCGGCGATTCCGCGCCACGACATCACGACGGCGTTCGGCGCGAGTCCTCCTTCGAGGATCTCGTCCCATCCGACGAGCCGGCGCCCGTGCGCGGTGAGAAAGTGATCCATCTGCGTTGTGAACCAACTCTGCAACTCGTTTTCGGCGCGGAAATCCCGCGGGTTGTTGGGATCATCGGGGGCGATGCCGAGCGCCTTGATCTTCGCTTGCGCGCGCGGGCTGGCCTTCCACTCCGGCTTGATGGCTTCATCGCCGCCGATGTGAATGAAGTCGCCCGGAAAGAGTCCCATGACTTCGGTGAGCACGTCCTGCATGAACGCGATGGTCGTGTCGGACGGATTCAGGATGTGCGGCGTGACTCCCCAACGATTCCAAACCGGAACAGAGTCGCCGAAGTTGCCCAGGCTCGGATATGCCGCGATCGCGGCTTGTGAGTGTCCGGGCATCTCGATCTCGGGCACGATTCGAACGAATCGTTCGCGCGCGTACTCCACGATCTCTCGCACGTCATCCTGCGTGTAGAAGCCGCCGTGCGGCTTGTGGTCGTAGACGTCGAGCGTCGAATCGCGCTGCGCCTTACCGACGAGGGTCTGCGACCGCCACGCACCGACCGACGTGAGGCGCGGATACTTCTTGATCTCGATGCGCCACCCCTGGTCGTCGGTGAGGTGCCAGTGAAACGAGTTCATTCTGTGCAGCGCCAGCAGGTCGATGTACTTCTTCACGAACTCCTTCGGCATGAAGTGGCGTGAGACGTCGAGGTGCATGCCGCGCCAGGCGAATCTCGGGCGATCGACGATCGTGACGGCGGGGATCGTCCATTTCACGCCGGCGATCGGCGCGTCGCGGAAGATTTCAGGCGGGAGAAGCTGCCGGAGGGATTGCGTCGCGTAGAAGGCGCCCGCGGGAGCGGCGGAGGTGATCGTGATCACGCTCGGCGTCACGGCGAGCCGGTAGCCCTCTCGTCCCAAGCTCGTGTCGCGCGCGGTGTGGGCAAAGACGATCCGATTTCCCGTCTTCGATCCGCCGACGCCGACACGCAGGTCGAAGCCGGTGGCGGGCGCGATGTCGCGCACGAACCGGCGAGCGACGGCGCTGTCGTCGCGGTCGGTCCACAGCGCGGTGCGTGCGGTCAGCTGAAACGTCCCTCGCCCCAGAGAGACGGATGCCGGACGAGGAATGATCGAGACATCGGTGGCGGTCTGCGCCGCGAGAACGGCGGGCGCCGCGCCAGCGAGGAGCAGCGCGAGGAGCAGCGCGAGGAGCAGCGCGAGAGGAATTCCGGCTGTTCTCATGCGCGTCAAGATAGCTCGCCCCGGGCGCCAGCGAACCCGCCGACGGCATTGCCGCGCCCGAAGCGTCCGACCATGTTTGCGATGTCACAACTCTGCTCCGACGAGGACATGGAGAATCGAAGAAGCTTTCTCGCGACGCTCGGCGTCGCGGCGCTGAGTGTGTCGGCGCGACGCGCACTAGGAGAGGGGATCGAGCGGCTCGCGGATTTCCCCGGGGCCCCCGCGACGCCGAAGAAGCTGGCCCGTGTCGGGATGGAGCTGTACACGGTTCGGAGCAATGTGTCCGCCGACATGGCCGGCACGCTCGCCGCCCTGGCCAAGATCGGCTACAAGGAGGTCGAGTTCGCGGGCTACTACAACCACGCCGCGAGCGAAATCCGCGACATACTGAAGGCGAACGGCCTGACCGCGCCGTCCGCGCACGTCGGTATCGAAGCGATCGAGACCGGCGGCGCGCAGACGTTCGCCGACGCCAAAGTCATCGGGCACGAGTTCATCACGGTGGCGTCGCTGCCGCGCGGACCCAAGACGACGGCCGACGACTGGAAGCAGGTCGCGGCGCGATTCAACAAGGCCGGCGAGGCATGCAAGTCCGCCGGGTTCCGCTTCGCGTTTCACAACCACAACGACATCGTAAAAAAGACCGGCGACGTGCTGCCGATCGAGATCCTGATGAAGGAGACCGATCCGGCGCTCGTGTCGTACGAGATGGACATCTATTGGGCAGTGAACGGCGGCGCCGACCCGCTCCAACTTCTTGCCGCCTATCCCGGGCGGTTCTCGATGTTCCACGCGAAGGATTCGATGGGACCGCCCGACCACAAGATGGCGGACGTCGGCGCGGGCGTGATCGACTTCAAGACCATCTTCGCGAAGGGCAAGGGCGTCGAGCACTACTTCGTCGAGCACGACAATCCGCCCGACCCGATGGCGAGCGCCGCGGCCAGCTACAAGTATCTCTCGAATCTGGAATTCTAGTGTTCGAGCACCGCGTACCGCGTTTGAGCCCGGGCACGCGCGCGATCGCCGCGTTGCAGCTCGCCGTGCTGCTGATCGCTCCGCTCGGAGTGCCGCCGCTCCTCGCGGCGAAAGCGCCGCCCGGTGTTCGCCGACCAGCGGCGACGCCGGCGGATCTGCGGCGAATCGCGGCGGCATACTACGATTCCGTGAAGGTGAGCTATCCGGTGGCGTCGAGCGGCCAGGCACTGCACACGTGGGACGATCGTCTCACCGACTACCGGCCCGAAGCGATCGACGCACGGCGCGCGTACGTCCGGCGACTGCTCGCCCAAGTCCGCGCAATCGACACGGCGACGTGGAGCCGCGACGACCAAGTCGACTGGGTGCTGTTTCGGTCGCAGCTCGAGGCGGCGGAGTTCTACAACCGCGTGCAGGACGCCGAGCACGCCGATCCGCAGACGTACGTCAATGAAATCTCGAACGGAATCTTCTCGCTTCTGACGAAGGATTACGCGCCGGCCCGACAACGCGCGCTCGCGGCGACCGCGCGGCTTCGCGCGACGCCGGCGATGCTTCGTCAGGGCGAAGCGAATCTCACCAAGCCCGTCTCACTCTACGCCAAGCTGGCGATCGACGCCGCGCGCGGCGGAGACGAGCTGTACACCGAGAGTCTGATGACGTTGGCGAAGGATCTCTCGCCGTCAGAACGATCGGCGCTCGTTTCGTCGCGAGACTCCGCGATCGCCGCGCTCCACGCGTATGCCGATTGGCTCGCCGCGCGCGCGAAGTCGATGCCGCCCTGGCGCGCGATGGGAACGGCGAACTACGAGTACATGCTCCACCACATCTATCTGTTGCCGCTGAACGCCGACCAGCTCACGACGATCGGCCAGACGGAGCTTGCCCGGTATCGTTCGCTCGAAGCGATGCTCCCCGATCCGCGCCTCGCCAATCCGGATCCTTCCCGAGCGCCGCGCATCCCAACAAATCAAGCGGATTTTCTCAAAACGTACCAAGCGCGCGAGAAGGAAGTCATCGACTTCATCAACGCCAAAAAGCTGGTGACGTTGCCCCCGTATCTCGGGCCGTTCTACATACGCCAGCTGCCCGAGGCGTTCAAGCCGACGAGTCCGGGCGGTTTCATGAATGCGCCGGGCCTCTATGACAAGGATCCGTCGGGCTTCTACTTCATTCCGACGTACGATCCGAAGAGCAAGAACTTCTACATTCGAGCCGCGATCGAAGATCCGCGGCCGCTGATCGTCCACGAGGGTTTGCCCGGACACTTCGTCCAGATCAGCATCTCGAACCACGTCTCCGACGAGATCAGACGCCAACAGGGCGACGGCGTCTTCGCCGAGGGGTGGGCGCTCTATCTCGAGGAGGTCGCGCTCCACGAGGGTCTGATCGCGCAGAACACCGGCGGTCACGGCCAAGTGCTTCGTCTTTCGCGTTATCGCGCCGCGCGCGTGGGCGTCGACGCGAATTTGCACACCGGCAAATGGACCTTCGAGCAGGCCGTGCAGTATTTCATGAACGAAGGCGGCCTCGATCGCGAGGCGGCCGAGGGTGAAGCGGCGGGTGCCGCTTCGCAACCGACGCAGAAAATGACGTACATCGTCGGGAAGCTCGGCTTCATGCGATTGCTCGGCCGTTACCGCGACGCGCACCCGAATGATTTTCGGCTCGGCGCGTTCCACGATCAGGTCATTTCCTACGGAACGCTGCCACAGTCGGTAGTCGAGTGGCTGATGTTCAACGATCCCACCGCGGTGAAGCAGGCAACCAGACAGGATACTCCCTAGATGCGACAACGACCGGTCTACGACGTCGCGATCATCGGCTCGGGGGCGGGCGGCGGCATGGCCGCCTACGTCCTGACGAAGGCCGGAGCGCGCGTGGTCATGCTCGAAGCGGGCCCGCGCTGGTTCGCGTCGAAAGACTCGAAGATGCTCGTGCCCAACTACGCGACGCCGCACCGGGGCGCGTCGATCCACGGGCGTCCGTTCGGCGAGTTCGATGCGTGCGACGGCGGTTGGGAAATCGACGGCGAGCCGTACACGAAAGCGCCCGGCACGCAGTTCAGCTGGTGGCGCGCGCGCATGCTGGGCGGCCGCACGAATCACTGGGGCCGGATCTCCCTGCGCTTTGGCCCCGACGACTTCCGGCGCAAATCGCTCGACGGGCTCGGCGACGACTGGCCCATCAGCTACGACGACGTGAAGCCCTACTATGACAACGTCGATCAGTTCATCGGTCTGTACGGCACGAACGAAGGCCTCCGCAACGCGCCGGACGGCATCTTCATGCCGCCGCCGAAGCCGCGGTGTCACGAGCTGTTGGTGAAGAAAGCGTCGGACAAGCTGAACGTCACGTGCATCCCGGCGCGGCTGTCGATCATCACGAAGCCGCTGAACGGACGGATGGCCTGTCACTATTGCGGCCAGTGCAACCGCGGCTGTCAGGTGAAGGCCAACTTCTCGAGCGGCGACGTCCTCATCGCGCCGGCGCTCGAGACGGGGAAGCTGACACTCATCACGAACGCGATGGCGCGCGAGGTGACGGTCGGGGCAGACGGATTGGCGAACGGCGTGTCGTACATCGACAAGAACACGAACACCGACGAACACGTCAACGCCAAAGTCGTCGTGCTCGCGGCGAGCGCGATGGAAACCGCGC belongs to Gemmatimonadaceae bacterium and includes:
- a CDS encoding histidine phosphatase family protein: MHLLIIRHAIAEDRDSFASSGKSDDVRPLTDEGRAKMKLGAEGIRALVPDISLLAASPLTRAQETADIVGKEYGLEIGATTDALRPRAAFPDFVTWLAEQGHQDVVAVVGHEPHLSALATWLICGDKQSRLELKKGGACLIAFAGAPKKGGGTLEWALHPSHLRAIAKQG
- a CDS encoding beta-N-acetylhexosaminidase; this translates as MRTAGIPLALLLALLLALLLAGAAPAVLAAQTATDVSIIPRPASVSLGRGTFQLTARTALWTDRDDSAVARRFVRDIAPATGFDLRVGVGGSKTGNRIVFAHTARDTSLGREGYRLAVTPSVITITSAAPAGAFYATQSLRQLLPPEIFRDAPIAGVKWTIPAVTIVDRPRFAWRGMHLDVSRHFMPKEFVKKYIDLLALHRMNSFHWHLTDDQGWRIEIKKYPRLTSVGAWRSQTLVGKAQRDSTLDVYDHKPHGGFYTQDDVREIVEYARERFVRIVPEIEMPGHSQAAIAAYPSLGNFGDSVPVWNRWGVTPHILNPSDTTIAFMQDVLTEVMGLFPGDFIHIGGDEAIKPEWKASPRAQAKIKALGIAPDDPNNPRDFRAENELQSWFTTQMDHFLTAHGRRLVGWDEILEGGLAPNAVVMSWRGIAGGLAAARAGHDVIMTPGDYTYFDHYQSRSQATEPLAIGGFLPLDSVYAYEPIPAELEPQFTSHILGAQGQVWTEYIEGPKNVEYMALPREAALAEVLWSPKSRRDFADFSARLPAELARLQSLDVNYRPPTKP
- a CDS encoding sugar phosphate isomerase/epimerase, with product MFAMSQLCSDEDMENRRSFLATLGVAALSVSARRALGEGIERLADFPGAPATPKKLARVGMELYTVRSNVSADMAGTLAALAKIGYKEVEFAGYYNHAASEIRDILKANGLTAPSAHVGIEAIETGGAQTFADAKVIGHEFITVASLPRGPKTTADDWKQVAARFNKAGEACKSAGFRFAFHNHNDIVKKTGDVLPIEILMKETDPALVSYEMDIYWAVNGGADPLQLLAAYPGRFSMFHAKDSMGPPDHKMADVGAGVIDFKTIFAKGKGVEHYFVEHDNPPDPMASAAASYKYLSNLEF
- a CDS encoding DUF885 domain-containing protein, translated to MFEHRVPRLSPGTRAIAALQLAVLLIAPLGVPPLLAAKAPPGVRRPAATPADLRRIAAAYYDSVKVSYPVASSGQALHTWDDRLTDYRPEAIDARRAYVRRLLAQVRAIDTATWSRDDQVDWVLFRSQLEAAEFYNRVQDAEHADPQTYVNEISNGIFSLLTKDYAPARQRALAATARLRATPAMLRQGEANLTKPVSLYAKLAIDAARGGDELYTESLMTLAKDLSPSERSALVSSRDSAIAALHAYADWLAARAKSMPPWRAMGTANYEYMLHHIYLLPLNADQLTTIGQTELARYRSLEAMLPDPRLANPDPSRAPRIPTNQADFLKTYQAREKEVIDFINAKKLVTLPPYLGPFYIRQLPEAFKPTSPGGFMNAPGLYDKDPSGFYFIPTYDPKSKNFYIRAAIEDPRPLIVHEGLPGHFVQISISNHVSDEIRRQQGDGVFAEGWALYLEEVALHEGLIAQNTGGHGQVLRLSRYRAARVGVDANLHTGKWTFEQAVQYFMNEGGLDREAAEGEAAGAASQPTQKMTYIVGKLGFMRLLGRYRDAHPNDFRLGAFHDQVISYGTLPQSVVEWLMFNDPTAVKQATRQDTP
- a CDS encoding GMC family oxidoreductase, translated to MRQRPVYDVAIIGSGAGGGMAAYVLTKAGARVVMLEAGPRWFASKDSKMLVPNYATPHRGASIHGRPFGEFDACDGGWEIDGEPYTKAPGTQFSWWRARMLGGRTNHWGRISLRFGPDDFRRKSLDGLGDDWPISYDDVKPYYDNVDQFIGLYGTNEGLRNAPDGIFMPPPKPRCHELLVKKASDKLNVTCIPARLSIITKPLNGRMACHYCGQCNRGCQVKANFSSGDVLIAPALETGKLTLITNAMAREVTVGADGLANGVSYIDKNTNTDEHVNAKVVVLAASAMETARLLLNSKSSQHPNGLANSSGVVGKYLTDTTGAGVSGHIPALEDHIPHNHDGVGGMHVYMPWWLDNSKLDFPRGYHIEVYGGAGQPGAGSGAGIQRLNGGGYGKQLKADYRKYYGASIGFDGRGEMIPNENSYCELDPTMVDRFGIPVLRFHWKFTDYEINQAKHMQETFRALIVAMGGTPSSPMPSRERNYGLADGGTIIHELGGARMGADPATSVVNANCQAHDVKNLFVADGAPFVSQADKNPTWTILALSWRTSEYIAQQRAAGAI